The Pseudomonas sp. KU26590 genomic sequence AGCGCCCGTTCCGGTCGTGGTGGTCGGCAATATCACCATCGGTGGCACCGGCAAGACGCCGCTGATTCTCTGGATGATCGATCATTGCCGCGCGCGCGGGCTGCGCGTCGGTGTGGTCAGCCGGGGTTACGGCGCCAAGCCGCCGAGCCTGCCCTGGCGTGTACTGCCGCAACAGGCTGCCGAACACGCGGGCGATGAACCGCTGTTGATCGTCAATCGCACCGGCGTGCCGCTGATGATCGACCCGGACCGCTCGCAAGCCGTGCGCGCCTTGCTGGCCGAGGAGCCCCTGGACCTCATTCTTTCAGACGACGGCCTGCAGCACTATCGCCTGAATCGCGACCTCGAACTGGTGCTGATCGATGCCGTTCGCGGGCTTGGCAATCGCCGCTGCCTGCCGGCGGGCCCGTTGCGCGAACCGGTCGAGCGGCTGCAGAGCGTTGATGCGCTGCTGTACAACGGCGCGAGCGCAGATCGCGAAGACGGTTTTGCGTTTCAGCTCAAGCCCTCGGCACTGGTCAACCTGCTCAGCGGTGAACGCCGGCCGGTCGATCATTTCCCGCCCGGCACACAGATCCACGCGGTGGCCGGCATCGGTAATCCGCAACGTTTCTTCAACACCCTCGAAGGACTACACTGGCGGCCTGTTCCACATGCGTTCGCCGACCACGCCGTGTTCAGCGCCCAGGCCCTCTTGTTTACACCGGCATTGCCCGTGGTCATGACCGAGAAGGACGCCGTCAAATGCGTGTCCTTCGCAGCGTCCGACTGGTGGTACCTGGCCGTGGAAGCCGTGCCTTCTCCGGCGTTCGTCAGTTGGTTCGATTCGCAGTTAACCCGTCTTTTGCCATGACTCGCTCAGGATCTCTTATGGACACCAAATTGCTCGACATTCTTGCCTGCCCGATCTGCAAGGGTCCGCTCAAGCTCAGCGCCGACAAAACCGAGCTGATCAGCAAAGGCGCCGGCCTTGCCTACCCGATCCGCGACGGCATTCCGGTGATGCTGGAAAGCGAAGCGCGCACCCTCACCACCGACGAGCGTCTGGACAAATGACCGCAGCGTTTACCGTTGTCATTCCTGCGCGCTATGGGTCGAGTCGCTTTCCGGGCAAGCCGCTGAAAACCATCGCCGGCAAGCCGATGATCCAGCACGTCTGGGAACAGGCGCGCAAAAGCAGCGCAGAGCGTGTGGTGGTTGCCACTGACGATCAGCGCATCGTCGAGGCTTGCCAGGCGTTCGGCGCCGAAGTACTGATGACCCGCGATGATCACAATTCCGGCACTGACCGTCTGGCCGAAGTCGCCGCCAAGCTGGGTCTGGCCGACGACGCCATCGTGGTCAACGTCCAGGGCGACGAGCCGATGATCCCGCCGGCTGTGATCGATCAGGTTGCCGACAACCTCGCGGCGCACCCTGAGGCGCGCATGTCGACCCTCGCCGAGCCGATCGAGGACGTGGCATCGCTGTTCAATCCCAACGTGGTCAAGGTCTGTTCCGACCTCAATGGCCTGGCCCTGACCTTCAGCCGCGCGCCGCTGCCCTGGGCTCGCGATGCGCTGGCGAAGACCCGCGAAGAGTTGCCGGAAGGCGTGCCGTACCGCCGCCACATCGGCATCTATGCCTACCGCGCCGGGTTCCTCCACGACTTTGTCAGCTGGGGGCCTTGCTGGCTGGAAAACACCGAGAACCTTGAGCAGTTGCGTGCGCTCTGGCACGGCGTGCGTATCCACGTGGCCGATGCCCTTGAAGCGCCACCGGCCGGTGTCGACACCGCCGAAGACCTGGAACGCGTCCGTCGTCTGCTGGAGGTTTGATGAGCCTGGGTCTGGTCGTTCTTCCACAGTTTTCACGGATGCACCCATGACGCTGAACGTGCAGCACGACGTGTCTCTCAAGCCCTACAACACGTTCGGCGTGGCTGTGCGCGCCCGGCGTTTTGCCGAGGCGTTCAGCGACGACGACGTGCGCGAGGCCCTCGCGTATTCATCCAGCCACGACGTGCCACTGATGGTCATTGGCGGTGGCAGTAACCTGCTGCTGACCCGTGATGTCGACGCCCTCGTGTTGCGCATGGCCAACCGAGGCATCCGCATCACCTATGAAGATTGCGGCGGTGCCATTGTCGAAGCGGAGGCGGGCGAGCCCTGGCATCCTTTCGTGCTGGACACGCTCGCCCAGGGACTGGCCGGGTTGGAAAACCTCAGCCTCATCCCCGGCACCGTCGGCGCTGCACCGATGCAAAACATCGGCGCTTACGGCGTTGAGCTCAAGGATGTTTTCCACAGCCTGACCGCGATGGATCGACACAGCGGCGAGCTGCGGGAATTTGCCCTGGCCGACTGCGAATTCGGCTACCGCGACAGCCTGTTCAAGCATCAGCCGAACCGCTGGCTGATCCTGCGGGTTCGGTTCAAGCTCAGCTACTCGGCGACCCTGCATCTCGATTACGGTCCGGTGCGTCAGCGCCTGGAAGAGCAGGGCATCAAAGAACCTTCGCCGATCCACGTGAGCCGTGCGATCTGCGCCATCCGCAGCGAAAAACTGCCGGACCCCGCGACGCTGGGCAATGCGGGGAGCTTCTTCAAGAACCCGCTGGTGTCCGCCGAGCAGTTTGCCGTGATCAAGCTCACGCATCCTGGCGTGGTCGGCTACCCTCAGGCCGATGGCCAGGTCAAGCTGGCGGCGGGCTGGTTGATCGAGCAGGCGGGCTGGAAGGGCTTTCGTGAGGGCGACGCCGGCGTTCATGCGCTGCAGTCGCTGGTGCTGGTCAACTATGGCCAGGCGTCGGGCAAGCAACTGCTCGGTCTGGCGCAGCGGATTCAGGCGGACATCCTCGAGCGCTTTGGTGTTGCGCTGGAAATGGAACCTAACCTGTATTGACCGTGGGATCCGTCCTCTCCCGGTTTGAGTCAGCGTCTATCCAGTGAGGGTTGAACATGAGTGAAACCCTGTGTGCCATCGTGCTGGCTGCCGGCCTCGGCAGCCGTTACCGGGCGGTCGCCGGTCACCACCGCAACAAGCTCCTGGCGCAATGCCTCGGGCGCGATGGCACGGAGCGATCGGTGCTGGAGCAGGTGCTCGCCAGCGTCAGACCCCTCGCCGATAAAACCGTCCTGCTGACCCGAGCCGATTACTGCAGCGTTGCTGAACTGGGCCTGCGCCACGGCTGTGAAGTGGTGGTGCTGGATTCCCCCGGCATGGGCGACAGCATCGCCGCGGCCGTTTCGGCCGAGCCTGCCCATCGCGGCTGGTTGATTGCATTGGGCGACATGCCCTTCATCCACGCTGACACCCTTGAGCGCGTAGCTCGTTCGGTAGAAGACGACGCCATCAGCGTACCGGTGCATGGCGGACAGTATGGGCATCCCGTCGCCTTTGGCCGCACCTTCGGGTCGGCGCTCATGGCGCTTGGCGGGGAGAAGGGCGCCAAACGGCTGTTCCTGGGCGCGCGGATCAAGGAGATCGAGGTCGACGACCCAGGCGTGTTATGGGACGTGGACGTGCCCGCTGCGCTGATCTTTCAACCGCGCTGATCTCATCACCAAGCCAACCTGCGCAGATGCCGCATTCCTAAAACCCAGGCATAAAAAAGCCCCACCTGCTTACACAGGTGGGGCTTTTTAGTTACAGCCGATTAAACGAGCGGTTTAGGCTCATCCGAGGCTTGCGCCTCTTTCTGCTGACGCTCAGCTTCCAGGCGACGGCGGCGCACTTCACGAGGATCGTTCGGTGCACGGCCATTGCTGGCAACCGGCAGCGCAGGCGCCTCTTCGGCGACAGGTTCTGCAACCGGTGCCTGAGGAGGTTCGACCGCCACTGGCGCAGCGACGATTTCCGCCGCTGCAGTCTGGGCTGGCGCTTCGATAGCCGGCGCGATGACCGGTTCAGCGGCCACCGGCTGCTGAACAACCGGTTCTACAACGGTCGGCGCGTCGATTTCCGACGCCTTGGCATGCACAGGCTCGGCAGCTTGAGCAGGTTCAGTAATCTGAACGAGTTCAGCGGCTTCGGCAGGCTCGGCAGCTTGAACAGGCTCAGCCGCTTTGACAGGCTCAACGACGTGAACCGGCTCAGCGACGGCCACTTCAACCACTTCGTGAACGGCTGCAGAAGCCGGAGCTTCCATGAACGCGGGCACGTCAACAGCGACCGGCATCTCGGCACTGGCTGGCGCGTCGGTCGATTCGGCTTCAGCGGCTGCTTTCACCTGACGTTCGAACGGGCTCAACGAGGCGTCGAATGTCGCCACTTCCACTTCCGGCATCACCGAGCGCTTGGCTTCAGGCGCAGGGGCTTCGACGACCGGCGCTTCAGGCGCTGCTTCGTAAGCCTGAGCGACGGGTGCTGCTTCAGTCGAGCTGGCTTCAACGGACGTGTTCGCACGTTCAGCCTGGCGGTGAGCATCGGCTTCGGCGGTGGCGCTGATGACGCGCTCCGCTACAGCCGCGACGCTTGCACCGGTGGCGACATCGCCACGGTCAGCATTTGCGTGCACTTCGTCATGGGAATCATGACCGTGCTCGCTGCCTTCGCCGTCATGGGCTTCAGAACCTTCCGAACCCTCAACGCCTTCGCTGCCTTCGATTTCATTGCCGTTGGCATCACGCTGACGCTCGCGACGGTTGCTGCGACGACGCTGGCCGCGTGAACGACGACGAGGGCGGTCGCCTTCGGCGTGCTCCTGGTTGTCATCCTGTTGCTCTTCGCTGGTCAGCAGGGTTTCGTCTTCGGCAGCAACGGCAGCCTGTTCAACGCGTGGTTGACGCTCTTCACGCGGCGCACGAGGCTGGCGCTCTTCACGCGGGGCGCGCTCAGGGCGTTCTTCGCGGGGCAGGTTGACAGCGGGTGCGGCGTCGATCGGATCACGCAGTTCACGCACGCGCTCTTCGCGCGGCTTGCGGTCTTCACGCCCAGCACGTGGCTGACGCTCTTCCCGTGGCGCACGGGCCGGACGCTCTTCGCGCGGTGCTGTTGTTTCCTCACGGGCTTCACGCGGCTCGCGCGGTGCACGCTCTTCACGAGGCGCGCGCTCCTCACGTGGGGCACGCTCTTCGCGCGGTGCGCGTTCTTCGCGATCGGCACGCGGCGCACGTTCTTCACGCGGCTTGCGTTCTTCGTCACGGCGACCGTTACGGCTGCGGCTCTGCTGACGGCCGTTACGGCGTTCGTCGTTGCGCGCAGGGCGCTCGGCAGCCGGTTTCTCGACCACAGCGGCAGGCGCAGCGGCTGG encodes the following:
- the lpxK gene encoding tetraacyldisaccharide 4'-kinase, with translation MAFTDRLLDAWYQGHPALALLRPLECLYRRVVNRKRARFLAGQGDIYTAPVPVVVVGNITIGGTGKTPLILWMIDHCRARGLRVGVVSRGYGAKPPSLPWRVLPQQAAEHAGDEPLLIVNRTGVPLMIDPDRSQAVRALLAEEPLDLILSDDGLQHYRLNRDLELVLIDAVRGLGNRRCLPAGPLREPVERLQSVDALLYNGASADREDGFAFQLKPSALVNLLSGERRPVDHFPPGTQIHAVAGIGNPQRFFNTLEGLHWRPVPHAFADHAVFSAQALLFTPALPVVMTEKDAVKCVSFAASDWWYLAVEAVPSPAFVSWFDSQLTRLLP
- the kdsB gene encoding 3-deoxy-manno-octulosonate cytidylyltransferase, encoding MTAAFTVVIPARYGSSRFPGKPLKTIAGKPMIQHVWEQARKSSAERVVVATDDQRIVEACQAFGAEVLMTRDDHNSGTDRLAEVAAKLGLADDAIVVNVQGDEPMIPPAVIDQVADNLAAHPEARMSTLAEPIEDVASLFNPNVVKVCSDLNGLALTFSRAPLPWARDALAKTREELPEGVPYRRHIGIYAYRAGFLHDFVSWGPCWLENTENLEQLRALWHGVRIHVADALEAPPAGVDTAEDLERVRRLLEV
- a CDS encoding nucleotidyltransferase family protein, giving the protein MSETLCAIVLAAGLGSRYRAVAGHHRNKLLAQCLGRDGTERSVLEQVLASVRPLADKTVLLTRADYCSVAELGLRHGCEVVVLDSPGMGDSIAAAVSAEPAHRGWLIALGDMPFIHADTLERVARSVEDDAISVPVHGGQYGHPVAFGRTFGSALMALGGEKGAKRLFLGARIKEIEVDDPGVLWDVDVPAALIFQPR
- the murB gene encoding UDP-N-acetylmuramate dehydrogenase codes for the protein MTLNVQHDVSLKPYNTFGVAVRARRFAEAFSDDDVREALAYSSSHDVPLMVIGGGSNLLLTRDVDALVLRMANRGIRITYEDCGGAIVEAEAGEPWHPFVLDTLAQGLAGLENLSLIPGTVGAAPMQNIGAYGVELKDVFHSLTAMDRHSGELREFALADCEFGYRDSLFKHQPNRWLILRVRFKLSYSATLHLDYGPVRQRLEEQGIKEPSPIHVSRAICAIRSEKLPDPATLGNAGSFFKNPLVSAEQFAVIKLTHPGVVGYPQADGQVKLAAGWLIEQAGWKGFREGDAGVHALQSLVLVNYGQASGKQLLGLAQRIQADILERFGVALEMEPNLY
- a CDS encoding Trm112 family protein gives rise to the protein MDTKLLDILACPICKGPLKLSADKTELISKGAGLAYPIRDGIPVMLESEARTLTTDERLDK